Proteins encoded within one genomic window of Pseudalkalibacillus sp. SCS-8:
- the cccA gene encoding cytochrome c550 — protein sequence MKRNPLIPFAITAVLGIAIMLVMSAVGVHEAKEKAAGGGETKSGEEIVQQSCVSCHGQNLEGGVGPGLTDVGSKYKADEIVDIIQNGKGQMPAQGLSIEEAQKVAEYLVGGGEEGGEGEKKEESH from the coding sequence ATGAAAAGAAATCCATTGATTCCATTCGCCATAACTGCTGTCCTCGGTATTGCAATCATGCTTGTTATGTCTGCAGTAGGCGTTCATGAAGCTAAAGAAAAAGCAGCCGGCGGAGGAGAAACGAAGTCTGGAGAAGAAATCGTCCAACAATCATGTGTGTCCTGTCATGGACAGAATCTTGAGGGCGGAGTCGGACCTGGCTTAACAGATGTCGGTTCAAAGTATAAAGCAGATGAGATTGTTGATATCATCCAGAATGGTAAAGGACAAATGCCTGCTCAAGGCCTGAGCATTGAAGAAGCTCAAAAAGTCGCTGAATACTTAGTAGGCGGTGGCGAAGAAGGCGGAGAAGGCGAGAAGAAAGAAGAGAGTCATTAA
- a CDS encoding ATP-binding protein — MQYCQSDNTFAAFQHIMNDLTDDLYLLIKPNGTIVESNRLAKETILEMGSDNFYHLFLKEDQPMVYSFIEELSSHQSGTETFLQPLMDKMVAIEYRGKAVENEIVLLGKIKENKQSGHSSEMDYRKLYEKEHEFRKFMFRELEIGILTITSTNEIDCCNERMKLFVDLESVNQLIGQNLLHLNDLHPLLSQMKQMTKEIRASKIVNERFYYEDDVLYQVKGLYFESDQSIRFVLYDRSHQQRFENLLLYKKQMESVSHLAAGVAHELRNPLSVIQGFIQLSAVTKDFSKYYDTVLSELSRMNEIIEDFLSVSRRKMHKQKQRPDLILKSLIHIIQSECLLHNLYFEYHVEESEQYSMVNESMMKQIILNLLRNAVEAYERQQESRFIRLSGVVKDDHYEILFEDDGPGMEQSVLDQLGKPFFTTKERGNGIGIPLCKKIVEDHGGTFQITSELEKGTQILFTIPFITEKNS; from the coding sequence ATGCAATATTGTCAATCTGACAACACATTTGCAGCCTTTCAACATATCATGAACGACCTGACAGACGATCTCTATCTTCTTATTAAACCGAACGGAACCATTGTTGAATCGAATCGGTTAGCAAAAGAAACCATCCTGGAAATGGGTTCCGATAACTTTTATCATTTGTTCCTTAAAGAAGATCAGCCGATGGTCTATTCATTTATAGAAGAACTGTCTTCACATCAGTCAGGTACTGAAACGTTTCTACAACCGCTGATGGACAAGATGGTCGCCATTGAATATCGTGGAAAAGCGGTTGAAAATGAAATTGTCCTTTTAGGAAAGATCAAGGAAAACAAACAGAGCGGACACTCTAGTGAAATGGACTATCGAAAGCTTTACGAAAAAGAACATGAGTTCCGTAAATTCATGTTCCGTGAGTTGGAAATTGGCATTCTTACAATCACTTCGACCAATGAGATTGATTGCTGCAATGAACGCATGAAGCTATTTGTCGATCTGGAATCCGTCAATCAATTAATTGGTCAAAATCTTCTCCACTTAAATGACCTCCATCCTTTGTTATCCCAAATGAAACAGATGACAAAAGAAATCCGCGCCTCGAAGATTGTAAACGAGCGGTTCTATTATGAAGATGATGTCCTGTATCAGGTCAAAGGGTTATATTTCGAATCTGACCAGAGTATCAGGTTTGTCCTTTATGACCGGTCACATCAGCAACGCTTTGAGAATCTTCTGTTATATAAAAAACAGATGGAATCGGTCTCTCATCTAGCTGCCGGTGTTGCCCATGAATTGCGGAACCCTCTGTCAGTCATTCAAGGGTTCATACAGCTTTCTGCAGTCACGAAGGACTTCAGCAAATATTATGATACGGTCCTTTCTGAATTGTCACGGATGAATGAAATCATCGAGGATTTCTTATCTGTCTCAAGAAGGAAGATGCATAAGCAGAAGCAGCGGCCTGACCTTATCCTTAAATCATTGATACACATCATTCAATCAGAGTGTCTGTTACATAATCTTTATTTCGAATACCATGTGGAAGAGTCGGAACAATATAGCATGGTGAATGAATCCATGATGAAACAAATCATCTTGAATCTATTGAGAAACGCTGTAGAGGCCTATGAACGCCAGCAGGAGAGCAGATTCATCCGGCTGAGTGGCGTAGTGAAGGATGATCATTATGAAATCTTATTTGAAGACGATGGTCCTGGAATGGAACAGAGTGTCCTCGACCAATTAGGGAAGCCTTTCTTTACGACAAAGGAGAGAGGGAACGGGATAGGGATTCCGCTATGTAAGAAAATTGTAGAGGACCATGGAGGGACATTTCAGATCACGAGTGAGCTTGAAAAAGGAACGCAAATCCTTTTCACGATCCCCTTTATAACTGAAAAGAACAGCTGA
- a CDS encoding DUF2624 family protein yields MMNPFLQQMINHKLNTLSAEELIALASQYNIQLTDSQAAKVVRILREEKIDVANAKQRERILKKIEAVTNPQVAQTIQVMFQSIIR; encoded by the coding sequence ATGATGAATCCTTTTCTACAACAGATGATCAATCATAAACTTAATACGTTATCTGCAGAAGAATTGATTGCTTTGGCATCGCAGTACAATATTCAACTGACAGATTCGCAAGCCGCCAAAGTCGTCCGTATACTTAGAGAAGAAAAAATCGATGTGGCTAATGCGAAACAGAGGGAGCGGATCCTTAAAAAGATCGAAGCGGTGACCAACCCTCAAGTTGCTCAAACGATCCAGGTCATGTTCCAGTCGATTATACGTTGA
- a CDS encoding NCS2 family permease, whose protein sequence is MKQFIENWFRLSAFGTTIKQEVLAGITSFFTISYIIIVNPLILADAGIPYYGALMATILVSIISCLFIGLYANAPIILSPGMGVNAFFTYTIVEGMGLTWQEGLGAVVMAGFLFCLAAFTPIKSLLSRSIPESLKHGITVGIGLFLAFIGLQKAGIVEKSPDTFVKLGDLSEPTTLLALAGFLICLTFYVKKIKGGFILSVLLISVLAYFLNLTPEGKSMDESASLLLFEADLTSWITMDFWIASFSLALILIVENMGLLHGMLPKDSQFNRSFQSSAFSSVLSGMFGTSPTISTAESASGIAEGGRTGLTALTAGLLFILSVFAIPVLSGIPDAAIAPILIIIGGVMMQSIQYIPLEDFTESFPAFMIIALIPLTYSIVDGLAFGFIVYPIIKMAVGQFKQVPRTMYVMASLFILNFVFHFYF, encoded by the coding sequence ATGAAACAATTTATTGAAAATTGGTTTCGACTTTCAGCTTTTGGAACGACGATCAAACAAGAAGTGTTAGCGGGTATTACCTCGTTTTTCACGATCAGCTACATCATCATCGTCAATCCATTGATTTTGGCTGATGCAGGCATACCCTATTACGGCGCATTGATGGCAACGATCTTGGTCAGTATCATCTCTTGCCTCTTTATTGGATTATATGCAAACGCTCCTATTATTTTGTCACCTGGCATGGGGGTCAATGCATTTTTCACCTATACAATCGTCGAAGGAATGGGGCTGACATGGCAAGAAGGATTAGGTGCTGTCGTTATGGCCGGTTTCCTCTTCTGTCTGGCTGCCTTCACACCAATCAAGTCCCTCTTATCCAGATCAATTCCAGAGTCATTGAAACATGGGATCACAGTAGGTATTGGATTGTTCCTTGCCTTCATCGGACTTCAAAAAGCAGGCATCGTCGAGAAGAGCCCCGACACGTTTGTGAAGCTTGGAGATCTCAGTGAACCAACAACCTTGTTGGCTCTTGCTGGCTTTCTCATCTGTTTAACCTTTTATGTAAAAAAAATAAAAGGTGGATTCATCCTTTCGGTCCTGCTGATTTCAGTACTAGCCTATTTCCTGAACCTGACACCTGAAGGGAAATCAATGGATGAAAGTGCATCTCTTCTCTTGTTTGAAGCGGACTTAACAAGCTGGATAACGATGGACTTCTGGATCGCCTCATTCTCGCTGGCACTGATCCTCATTGTTGAAAACATGGGACTACTCCACGGGATGCTGCCAAAAGATAGCCAATTCAATCGTTCTTTCCAGTCCAGTGCTTTCTCCAGTGTCTTATCCGGCATGTTCGGAACAAGTCCTACGATCTCCACTGCTGAAAGTGCATCCGGTATTGCAGAAGGTGGACGTACAGGTCTTACTGCTTTGACGGCAGGATTGTTATTCATTCTATCCGTATTCGCCATTCCTGTACTATCTGGCATTCCTGACGCGGCTATCGCACCTATTTTGATTATCATCGGCGGTGTAATGATGCAATCCATTCAGTACATTCCTTTAGAGGATTTCACTGAAAGTTTTCCAGCCTTCATGATCATCGCATTGATTCCATTGACCTATAGTATCGTGGATGGACTGGCCTTCGGATTCATCGTCTACCCGATCATCAAAATGGCGGTCGGTCAATTCAAGCAAGTACCAAGGACGATGTACGTCATGGCTTCGTTATTCATTTTAAATTTCGTATTTCATTTTTACTTTTAA
- a CDS encoding 4-hydroxy-3-methylbut-2-enyl diphosphate reductase, which produces MKVMKVSPRGYCYGVVDAMVIARQAASDLDIPRPIYILGMIVHNKHVTDAFEEEGIITLDGPNRLEILKQVEKGTVIFTAHGVSPEVRRVAKEKGLHTIDATCPDVTVTHDLIREKREQGYHVAYIGKKGHPEPEGAMGIAPDIVHLIETEEDVKNLDIKADKVLITNQTTMSQWDVQHLINMIQEKYPQAEVHEEICKATQVRQEAVAVQAVDADLLLVVGDPRSNNSNRLAQVSWEIAGTPSHRIADVSEIKLEWLEGVETVAVTAGASTPTPITKEVIMFLDQYDPNDESTWVRERKVKLHKILPKVKTAKK; this is translated from the coding sequence ATGAAGGTAATGAAGGTTTCACCGCGCGGTTATTGTTATGGCGTTGTTGATGCGATGGTTATTGCACGACAAGCAGCTAGTGATCTAGATATACCAAGACCGATCTACATTCTCGGTATGATCGTTCACAATAAACATGTAACTGATGCATTTGAAGAAGAAGGTATAATTACACTTGATGGCCCTAACCGTCTTGAGATTCTGAAACAAGTAGAGAAAGGAACCGTCATTTTTACAGCACATGGGGTTTCACCCGAGGTTAGACGTGTGGCAAAGGAAAAAGGGTTGCATACGATTGATGCGACATGTCCAGACGTTACAGTCACCCATGACCTGATCAGAGAGAAGAGAGAACAAGGCTACCACGTCGCCTATATCGGTAAAAAAGGCCATCCTGAACCTGAAGGAGCGATGGGGATTGCTCCAGATATCGTTCATTTGATTGAAACAGAAGAAGACGTTAAAAATCTGGACATCAAAGCTGACAAAGTTCTGATTACTAACCAGACAACGATGAGCCAATGGGATGTACAGCATTTAATCAATATGATTCAAGAAAAATATCCACAGGCAGAAGTACACGAAGAGATTTGTAAAGCGACACAAGTACGTCAAGAAGCTGTTGCAGTCCAAGCTGTGGACGCTGACCTCCTCTTGGTTGTTGGAGATCCGCGAAGCAATAATTCAAACCGTCTTGCTCAAGTTTCGTGGGAGATTGCTGGGACTCCTTCTCACCGGATCGCTGATGTCTCCGAAATCAAGCTTGAATGGCTTGAAGGTGTTGAAACCGTTGCTGTAACGGCGGGCGCTTCGACTCCAACGCCGATTACGAAAGAAGTCATCATGTTCCTTGATCAATATGATCCTAACGATGAATCCACGTGGGTAAGGGAACGAAAAGTGAAACTACACAAAATTCTACCGAAAGTAAAAACAGCAAAGAAATAA
- a CDS encoding AMP-binding protein, with product MYLNQTIGQLLKEKAEKLPDHEAVVYSKEEIRHTYKSFYELTGKVAKAMLALGIKKGEHVAAWSTNRFEWLLLQFGSARIGAVLVTVNTNYQKSELEYLLKQSDTTTLFLMDKFRETSYIDILKSIIGPTGEDGKVTSEALPKLKQLVFMEEHNTEGLLPWEAFLKQSESISDEELVQRENELDVDDVINMQYTSGTTGFPKGVMLTHNNIVNNAYQVANAMNLTHEDRLCIPVPFFHCFGCVLGTLACVSVGATMVPTVQFDPELVLQTVEKEKCTGLHGVPTMFISELNLESFDDYDLSTLRTGIMAGSPCPIEVMKKVINLMGMEEITIAYGQTESSPVITQTRPDDPIERRVETVGKKHPIADVKIVDPVTNEEVPNGTQGELCTKGYLVMKGYYNMPEATAKAIDAEGWLHTGDLATLDEEGYVKITGRLKDMIIRGGENVYPREIEEFLYTNPSILDVQVIGVPDEKYGERVAACVQLKEGESLTTEEIRSYCEGKIAHHKIPEYIFIVDEYPMTASGKIQKYKLRELAVKWKEEETKIV from the coding sequence GTGTATTTAAATCAAACCATTGGTCAATTATTAAAGGAAAAAGCCGAGAAGCTGCCTGATCATGAAGCAGTCGTCTATAGTAAAGAAGAGATACGACATACATACAAATCTTTTTACGAGTTGACTGGAAAAGTTGCAAAAGCGATGCTCGCCTTAGGAATAAAGAAAGGGGAGCATGTAGCGGCTTGGTCGACAAACCGTTTTGAATGGTTGCTGCTTCAATTCGGATCAGCGAGGATCGGAGCCGTGCTTGTTACGGTGAATACGAATTATCAAAAAAGTGAGCTTGAATATCTGCTGAAGCAATCCGATACGACCACGCTGTTCTTAATGGACAAATTCAGAGAGACCTCCTATATCGACATTCTGAAGTCGATCATCGGTCCTACCGGGGAAGATGGGAAAGTGACATCTGAGGCTTTGCCTAAGCTCAAACAGCTCGTATTCATGGAAGAACACAATACGGAAGGGCTTCTGCCTTGGGAAGCATTCTTAAAACAGAGTGAATCGATTTCGGATGAAGAACTAGTCCAACGGGAAAACGAACTTGATGTGGATGACGTTATCAATATGCAGTACACAAGCGGTACGACAGGCTTCCCTAAAGGGGTCATGTTAACCCATAATAATATTGTCAATAATGCCTACCAGGTTGCGAATGCGATGAATCTAACCCATGAGGATCGGCTTTGCATACCTGTACCGTTCTTCCACTGTTTTGGCTGTGTGTTGGGAACACTTGCATGTGTGTCTGTTGGGGCAACCATGGTTCCAACTGTCCAATTCGATCCAGAGCTGGTTCTCCAGACAGTAGAAAAGGAGAAGTGTACAGGCTTACATGGTGTACCGACCATGTTTATCTCAGAATTGAATCTGGAATCCTTCGACGATTATGACCTTTCTACCCTGAGAACAGGAATCATGGCAGGCTCCCCTTGTCCAATTGAAGTCATGAAGAAGGTTATCAACTTGATGGGGATGGAGGAAATCACGATCGCCTACGGTCAGACGGAGTCCTCTCCGGTCATTACACAAACGAGGCCTGATGATCCAATTGAGAGACGGGTTGAAACGGTCGGGAAGAAGCATCCGATAGCCGACGTGAAGATTGTGGATCCGGTAACCAATGAAGAAGTACCGAATGGAACACAGGGGGAGCTATGTACGAAAGGTTATCTTGTCATGAAAGGCTATTACAACATGCCAGAGGCGACAGCAAAGGCCATCGATGCAGAAGGATGGCTTCATACAGGTGATTTGGCAACATTGGATGAGGAAGGATACGTGAAAATTACAGGGCGTTTGAAGGACATGATCATCCGTGGCGGAGAAAATGTCTATCCAAGAGAAATTGAAGAGTTTTTATATACGAATCCATCCATCCTTGATGTCCAAGTCATCGGCGTCCCTGACGAAAAGTACGGTGAAAGAGTAGCGGCGTGTGTCCAGCTGAAAGAAGGAGAATCATTGACGACAGAGGAGATCCGTTCCTATTGCGAAGGGAAGATTGCCCATCATAAAATACCAGAATACATTTTCATAGTGGATGAATATCCGATGACAGCATCCGGAAAAATTCAAAAGTATAAATTAAGAGAGCTTGCCGTCAAATGGAAGGAAGAAGAGACAAAAATCGTCTGA
- a CDS encoding deoxyribonuclease IV, which yields MLKLGSHVSMSGKKMLLGASEEAVSYGANTFMIYTGAPQNTRRKAIEELNIENGIAHMKENGIEDIVVHAPYIINIGNTTKPQTFRLGVDFLQSEIERTDAIGATQIVLHPGAHVGAGPEAGIKKIIEGLNEVLSTEQNVQIALETMAGKGSECGRTFEELAAIIDGVSNNEKLSVCFDTCHTHDAGYDLVNDFDGVLDEFDRIIGIDRLKVLHVNDSKNERGAAKDRHENIGFGKIGFEALNYIVHHPQLKEVPKILETPYVGEDKKNKKPPYQHEIHMLRNKQFDDSLLEKIMQA from the coding sequence ATGTTGAAATTGGGATCCCACGTGTCGATGAGTGGTAAAAAGATGTTATTGGGAGCGAGTGAAGAAGCTGTATCATACGGTGCTAATACATTCATGATCTATACAGGTGCTCCTCAGAATACAAGGCGAAAAGCCATTGAAGAATTGAACATCGAGAACGGAATCGCCCATATGAAGGAAAATGGTATCGAGGACATCGTTGTCCATGCGCCGTACATCATCAATATCGGGAATACGACAAAGCCACAAACCTTCCGTTTAGGGGTAGACTTTCTTCAGTCGGAAATCGAGCGTACAGACGCAATCGGTGCGACACAAATCGTGCTCCACCCTGGTGCCCATGTCGGTGCAGGCCCAGAAGCGGGTATCAAAAAGATCATTGAAGGCTTGAATGAAGTATTATCGACTGAACAAAATGTTCAAATCGCTCTTGAAACGATGGCAGGAAAAGGATCAGAATGCGGAAGGACGTTTGAAGAGCTTGCAGCGATTATAGATGGCGTATCAAATAACGAAAAGCTCTCAGTATGTTTTGATACATGCCATACCCACGATGCAGGGTATGACCTGGTCAATGACTTCGATGGTGTCCTTGATGAGTTTGACAGAATTATTGGGATCGATCGTTTGAAAGTCCTGCATGTCAATGATAGTAAGAATGAGCGAGGGGCTGCAAAAGACCGCCACGAGAACATTGGGTTCGGAAAGATCGGTTTTGAAGCGTTGAATTATATTGTTCATCACCCTCAGCTTAAAGAAGTACCGAAAATCCTTGAGACCCCTTATGTCGGAGAAGATAAGAAAAATAAAAAACCTCCTTACCAACACGAAATCCACATGCTACGAAACAAACAATTCGATGACTCTTTGTTAGAGAAAATCATGCAAGCATAA
- a CDS encoding Nif3-like dinuclear metal center hexameric protein, with amino-acid sequence MSNQYVHAQEVIQRIDQLAPKWMAMDWDPIGLQVGSRNKRVKKIMVTLDVIEPVIDEAIREGVDFIFAHHPLIFKPLKRIDPDTSQGRTIQKLMKHDITVYAAHTNLDVASGGVNDLLADVIGMTDTEVLVDTVEDKLKKLVVFVPESHADAVREALGEAGAGFIGDYSHCTFNTPGTGTFLPHEGTDPHIGEQGKLEFVDEVKIETIYPMSIEKDVMAAMHRAHPYEEVAYDLLVLDNPGNRLGIGRIGKPEEEITVGELAQQLKEKFSLEGVRVVGDLDKKVKKIAVSGGEGNDFISKALVKGADVFITGDIKYHFAHDAWMEGMAVIDPGHNIEKVMIDGMAGLLSEWIKAKGSETEVYRSKEQTDPFKFV; translated from the coding sequence GTGAGTAATCAATATGTTCATGCGCAAGAAGTCATACAACGAATTGATCAGCTGGCACCGAAGTGGATGGCGATGGATTGGGATCCAATCGGATTGCAAGTAGGTTCACGTAATAAAAGAGTGAAAAAGATCATGGTCACACTTGATGTCATTGAACCTGTCATCGACGAGGCAATACGTGAAGGTGTGGATTTCATCTTTGCCCACCACCCGCTCATTTTCAAACCGTTAAAAAGGATCGATCCTGATACCTCTCAAGGTCGTACGATTCAAAAGCTGATGAAGCATGATATTACCGTTTATGCAGCCCATACCAATTTAGATGTGGCTTCTGGCGGGGTGAACGATCTCCTCGCGGATGTGATCGGAATGACTGACACAGAGGTACTCGTAGATACGGTAGAGGATAAATTGAAAAAGCTCGTCGTTTTCGTTCCGGAAAGTCACGCAGATGCTGTACGTGAGGCCCTTGGCGAGGCCGGAGCCGGTTTTATCGGCGATTACAGCCATTGTACCTTCAATACTCCTGGTACCGGTACGTTCCTTCCACATGAAGGGACAGACCCGCACATCGGTGAACAAGGAAAGCTGGAATTTGTAGATGAAGTGAAGATCGAAACAATCTATCCGATGAGTATCGAGAAGGATGTCATGGCGGCTATGCATCGAGCACACCCTTATGAAGAGGTCGCTTATGATCTTCTTGTTCTTGATAACCCTGGTAACAGGTTAGGGATTGGACGGATTGGAAAGCCGGAAGAAGAAATCACCGTCGGAGAGCTTGCGCAACAACTGAAAGAGAAATTCAGTCTTGAGGGAGTACGTGTCGTTGGCGACCTTGATAAAAAAGTGAAAAAAATCGCTGTTTCTGGTGGGGAAGGCAATGACTTCATCAGCAAGGCGTTGGTGAAGGGAGCGGATGTCTTCATCACAGGCGATATCAAATACCACTTTGCTCATGATGCCTGGATGGAAGGAATGGCGGTCATCGATCCAGGACACAACATCGAAAAAGTGATGATCGACGGCATGGCAGGTCTTTTATCGGAATGGATAAAAGCGAAGGGATCAGAAACAGAAGTTTACCGTTCAAAAGAACAGACCGATCCTTTCAAGTTTGTATAA
- the vrrA gene encoding VrrA/YqfQ family protein encodes MYRMPPGFGPPGMGPISQFGQMMPFRGGFPAARTAGFFSRFLSPNPGAGGGLNLIGMVENIQKVMKMADTVRPLVQQYGPMVKNFPSMLQLLKEYQSYSSDSDSDDETDSDNKKTPEQKKSSTTSGKKSSGKKSSGKLSSGKLSSGKLSSGKTSSSNRKKAASSKKASIKEVKNTKIKKPVKNQKVPHVKQVQSVPSSQRKSSVPKLYI; translated from the coding sequence ATGTACCGTATGCCTCCCGGTTTCGGTCCCCCTGGTATGGGACCCATTTCGCAGTTCGGTCAGATGATGCCTTTTAGAGGGGGATTTCCTGCTGCACGTACAGCTGGATTTTTCAGCCGGTTTCTTTCACCAAACCCTGGTGCAGGTGGCGGGCTCAACCTAATTGGTATGGTTGAAAATATACAAAAAGTAATGAAGATGGCTGATACAGTCAGGCCTCTCGTTCAACAATACGGACCTATGGTCAAGAATTTCCCGTCTATGCTGCAATTGTTGAAGGAATACCAAAGCTATTCTTCAGATTCAGACTCAGATGATGAAACAGACAGTGATAACAAGAAAACACCTGAACAAAAGAAATCGTCTACAACCAGTGGTAAGAAATCAAGCGGTAAAAAGTCTAGTGGCAAGCTATCCAGTGGGAAGTTATCCAGTGGGAAATTATCCAGCGGAAAAACATCCAGCTCAAATCGTAAAAAAGCTGCTTCCAGCAAAAAAGCATCCATTAAAGAAGTAAAAAACACCAAAATCAAAAAACCGGTCAAAAATCAAAAGGTCCCTCACGTCAAACAGGTTCAATCTGTACCGAGTTCTCAAAGAAAGAGTTCGGTTCCGAAGCTCTATATTTAA
- a CDS encoding tRNA (adenine(22)-N(1))-methyltransferase TrmK — MIAISKRLEKVTTYIPAGSTIADIGSDHAYLPCYSVQQGIIQHAIAGEVNEGPYQSALSQVKALGLEDRIEVRLGDGLEVISPNEVSVVVIAGMGGQLISNILNRGKDRLSGVNRLILQPNMGAKFIRQWMEANGWVLTAESILEEDEKIYEILVAVRSDDPMELSEAERLLGPFLMEEKNETFQKKWKREKNNWERIAEQLEQAIQSEEIIERKRDILKKIKFVTEAIS; from the coding sequence ATGATAGCCATTTCGAAGCGTTTAGAAAAAGTGACCACATACATACCAGCTGGGTCTACAATTGCAGATATAGGCTCTGACCATGCCTATCTCCCCTGTTATTCCGTTCAACAAGGGATCATACAACATGCGATCGCCGGTGAAGTGAATGAAGGACCGTATCAATCAGCCTTATCTCAGGTGAAGGCATTGGGTTTAGAAGATCGAATCGAGGTACGGCTGGGAGATGGGTTGGAAGTCATCTCTCCTAATGAGGTTTCAGTAGTCGTCATCGCAGGAATGGGCGGACAATTGATCAGCAACATCTTAAATCGAGGGAAGGATCGTCTTTCAGGTGTAAATCGGCTCATCTTACAGCCGAATATGGGAGCGAAATTCATTCGACAATGGATGGAGGCGAACGGTTGGGTGCTTACGGCCGAATCAATCTTAGAAGAAGATGAAAAGATCTATGAGATTTTGGTGGCTGTACGTAGCGACGATCCGATGGAACTTAGCGAAGCGGAGCGCTTATTAGGTCCATTTCTGATGGAAGAAAAGAATGAGACGTTCCAAAAGAAATGGAAACGGGAAAAGAACAATTGGGAAAGGATCGCTGAACAGCTGGAGCAAGCGATTCAGTCAGAGGAAATTATAGAGCGGAAAAGAGACATTTTAAAGAAAATCAAATTTGTGACGGAGGCGATATCGTGA
- a CDS encoding DEAD/DEAH box helicase, with product MDKNVFEQRFQLKPFLFDAIRKLEFERPTEIQERLIPSIIKGQDVIGQSQTGSGKTLAFLLPIFEKINPDVQKVQAVVTAPTRELARQVYDVAVQLIGESDIKVKTVVGGTDRKRMVDQLKNEPHVIIGTPGRIKDLVVQENFSIFHADMLVVDEADQMLDMGFIEDVDQIAARMAHELQMMVFSATIPENLQPFLRKYMNNPKHVHVKPEEAAPGEIEHIAIPVRHRDRIELTIDIAKKFNPYLAIIFANTKKDADEVADAMLAEGMNVDRLHGDLPPRTRKNVMKRVADAECQYLVATDLAARGIDVKGISHVIHYQIPTDLDYYIHRSGRTGRAGMSGIAAVLYERDEMDRLEKLEKKGIQFKHQDLKGEEWVEVNVQRPKPKKKNSPNEFVMPKPKKVKPGYKKKFQEKQKQQYRKRNK from the coding sequence ATGGATAAAAATGTTTTTGAACAACGGTTTCAATTAAAACCGTTTTTATTTGATGCAATACGGAAATTGGAATTCGAACGTCCAACCGAGATTCAAGAGCGATTGATCCCGAGCATCATCAAAGGACAGGATGTGATCGGTCAATCCCAAACGGGTTCAGGGAAGACACTCGCATTTCTTCTGCCGATTTTTGAAAAAATCAATCCGGACGTACAGAAGGTTCAAGCTGTTGTCACAGCACCAACACGTGAACTAGCTAGACAAGTTTATGATGTGGCTGTTCAATTGATTGGTGAATCAGACATCAAGGTGAAAACAGTTGTAGGTGGAACAGACCGGAAAAGAATGGTCGACCAGCTGAAGAATGAGCCTCATGTCATTATTGGAACGCCTGGTCGGATAAAAGACTTGGTCGTGCAAGAAAACTTCTCGATTTTCCATGCAGACATGCTCGTCGTTGATGAAGCGGATCAGATGCTTGACATGGGCTTCATTGAAGATGTCGATCAGATTGCTGCAAGAATGGCACATGAATTGCAAATGATGGTCTTCTCAGCAACCATTCCTGAAAATCTTCAGCCTTTCCTTCGTAAATACATGAACAACCCGAAGCATGTCCATGTAAAGCCGGAAGAAGCGGCACCTGGTGAAATCGAACATATCGCCATTCCTGTCAGACATCGTGACCGTATCGAATTGACGATTGATATCGCCAAGAAGTTCAACCCTTATTTGGCCATCATATTCGCGAATACGAAAAAAGACGCTGATGAAGTGGCTGATGCGATGCTCGCAGAAGGAATGAACGTCGATCGATTGCATGGCGACCTTCCGCCTCGTACGAGGAAGAACGTCATGAAACGAGTCGCGGATGCTGAATGTCAGTATCTTGTGGCTACGGACCTTGCTGCACGGGGTATTGACGTAAAAGGGATCAGCCATGTCATCCATTATCAGATTCCTACAGACCTTGATTACTATATTCACCGTTCCGGTCGAACAGGACGAGCTGGGATGAGTGGTATTGCAGCCGTTCTCTATGAACGTGATGAAATGGATCGTCTCGAGAAACTTGAAAAGAAAGGCATTCAATTCAAGCACCAGGACTTGAAGGGAGAAGAATGGGTCGAGGTAAATGTTCAGAGACCGAAACCGAAAAAGAAGAACTCTCCAAATGAATTCGTCATGCCTAAGCCTAAAAAAGTAAAGCCTGGTTACAAGAAGAAGTTCCAAGAAAAACAGAAGCAACAATACAGAAAGAGAAACAAATAG